In Puniceicoccus vermicola, one DNA window encodes the following:
- the hisH gene encoding imidazole glycerol phosphate synthase subunit HisH, whose translation MSIKVGIIDYGSGNFSSVWNAVRKLDCPMVHVQMFEQTTDCTHLILPGVGAFSSAMKRLQELELFHPIKESIDEGKKPFLGICVGMQILAEEGSEFTPTRGFGKVKGRVDHFLSVEPQLNLRLPHIGWNDVLFEKNSTLFQGIDPEESNFYFDHSYQFISEDKDASFSHCEYGRKFIAAFEKENTFGVQFHPEKSQRNGQQLLRNFLQV comes from the coding sequence ATGAGTATTAAAGTAGGAATCATTGACTACGGTTCGGGAAATTTCTCCTCCGTATGGAACGCAGTTCGAAAACTAGACTGCCCAATGGTTCATGTTCAGATGTTTGAACAAACGACCGACTGCACCCACCTCATCCTCCCCGGAGTCGGCGCATTTAGCTCAGCGATGAAAAGACTTCAGGAACTGGAACTCTTTCATCCGATCAAAGAGTCTATTGATGAAGGGAAAAAGCCATTCCTCGGCATTTGCGTCGGCATGCAAATACTTGCAGAAGAGGGCTCTGAATTCACCCCAACAAGAGGTTTCGGAAAAGTCAAAGGTCGTGTCGATCATTTCCTCTCGGTCGAACCTCAACTCAACCTCAGACTCCCTCACATCGGATGGAATGATGTTCTCTTCGAAAAAAATTCCACTCTCTTCCAAGGTATCGATCCGGAAGAGTCAAATTTCTACTTTGACCACAGTTATCAGTTCATAAGCGAGGACAAGGATGCGTCCTTCAGCCACTGCGAATACGGGAGAAAATTCATCGCCGCTTTTGAGAAAGAAAATACCTTTGGTGTTCAGTTTCACCCCGAGAAAAGCCAGAGAAACGGACAACAGTTGCTAAGAAACTTCCTGCAGGTTTAA
- a CDS encoding class I SAM-dependent methyltransferase, with product MSNFKTEDIRPSDLMAQKKWAVEADKQFLLDHLDQFVQSNCPACGSSNSGEWGRKDGFIYHQCADCKTHFTNPRPSTELLGQFYRQSKNYEVWNSVIFPATEKTRKDKIFTPRAKQTVALCKHYGSSGGTMLEVGAAYGIYCEAIRDQNFFDHIIAVEPTPGHAETCRRKGFETYEETIEELSHPTGQADVIAAFEVIEHLSEPSLFVKKTSEYLKPGGIFIGSCPNGISLGGLLLKEKFSSFDHEHTTLFNPESMAIMLKNCGLEPLEVTTPGELDVDLLINQVDDPSEIDCPIIQQILPDPDDDVIEKLQEFIKAAKLSSHMWFVARKPS from the coding sequence ATGTCAAACTTCAAAACCGAAGACATTCGACCATCCGATCTGATGGCCCAGAAAAAATGGGCAGTTGAAGCGGATAAACAATTTCTCCTAGATCACTTGGATCAATTTGTTCAGTCGAATTGCCCGGCATGCGGATCTTCCAACAGTGGGGAGTGGGGAAGGAAAGACGGCTTCATCTATCACCAGTGCGCTGACTGCAAAACTCATTTCACAAACCCACGTCCTTCGACCGAACTATTGGGTCAGTTTTATCGCCAGTCCAAGAATTACGAAGTGTGGAACTCCGTAATTTTCCCCGCAACGGAGAAGACCCGAAAAGATAAGATATTCACTCCCCGTGCAAAACAAACGGTTGCTTTGTGTAAGCACTACGGATCATCGGGTGGGACAATGCTTGAGGTAGGAGCCGCTTACGGGATTTACTGCGAAGCGATCCGTGATCAGAATTTCTTCGATCATATCATCGCTGTCGAGCCAACTCCCGGTCACGCAGAAACCTGCCGCCGGAAAGGATTTGAGACTTACGAAGAGACCATTGAAGAGCTGAGCCATCCAACAGGACAAGCAGATGTCATCGCCGCATTTGAAGTGATCGAGCACCTCTCTGAGCCCTCACTTTTCGTAAAGAAAACCTCAGAATACTTGAAACCGGGCGGAATTTTCATCGGCTCATGTCCTAATGGAATTAGCTTGGGAGGCCTACTTCTCAAAGAGAAGTTTAGCAGTTTCGACCACGAGCACACCACACTCTTCAATCCGGAATCAATGGCGATTATGCTCAAAAATTGCGGTCTTGAACCTTTGGAAGTCACCACTCCCGGCGAGCTCGATGTCGATCTTCTCATCAACCAAGTCGATGATCCCAGCGAAATCGATTGTCCTATCATCCAACAAATACTCCCCGATCCAGACGACGACGTGATTGAGAAACTTCAAGAATTTATAAAAGCCGCAAAACTATCCTCTCATATGTGGTTTGTCGCAAGAAAGCCCTCTTAA
- a CDS encoding GbsR/MarR family transcriptional regulator, whose translation MDSSTQGKLTFNPLQGEMVDFMVRLFRLMGLPKTIGSIYGLVYASPRPVSMDDLTQALGISLGSASQGLRTLKVFRAIRPVYTQGERREHYEAETDFQQFVGAFLKGELEQYIENTEKRTERMIGHLRALPEDSDKDFYEDRVGRLSSMNERARQILPLLHEVFNSGE comes from the coding sequence ATGGACTCGAGTACTCAAGGGAAGCTGACCTTCAATCCACTGCAGGGGGAGATGGTGGACTTTATGGTGCGTTTGTTCCGATTGATGGGTTTGCCAAAGACAATTGGCTCAATCTACGGGCTTGTGTACGCGAGTCCGCGACCGGTTTCGATGGACGACCTGACCCAGGCTTTGGGGATCAGCCTTGGCTCGGCGAGTCAGGGTTTGCGTACTCTGAAGGTGTTTCGGGCTATTCGTCCGGTATACACTCAGGGAGAGCGTCGAGAGCACTACGAAGCGGAGACAGATTTTCAGCAGTTTGTGGGAGCTTTTCTGAAGGGAGAGCTTGAGCAATATATCGAAAATACCGAAAAACGGACTGAGCGGATGATCGGCCACCTGAGGGCGCTCCCTGAGGATTCGGATAAAGATTTTTATGAAGATCGTGTAGGACGATTGTCATCAATGAACGAGCGTGCTCGGCAGATTTTGCCACTGCTCCATGAGGTCTTCAACTCGGGCGAATAG
- a CDS encoding putative sugar O-methyltransferase: MSQESEPFYNLSQLEEGLKPLKNQCAEEDTDLLQRIKGMYRNIKDHQENQPEIYQPAGEWRKHVNQRMPHYDAFYDDGTDRLGELLGNFWRNELGVLVKQYAGHKQLIENKEARISYAKTFAHDLMIWSNLYGSDFSQLEIPKVGHPWGYLWNGTLIGSKVLRYHALATQIEGMTADIEKPVVAEIGAGYCGMAHFLMKRTDRFTYIDFDLPETLVVGAYYLSKTLPDRKIYLHEGGSINWEKTIEEYDVILCPNWSIDNLPANSVDVFLNTFSLSEMSFPVIQKYLEKITTSCRHYFLHNNMDREGVVNEGHERTPASQYPLPENQFKLLYKHYDLFQQKHSGRDGDYREFLYQKIG; this comes from the coding sequence ATGAGCCAAGAATCAGAACCCTTCTACAACCTTTCTCAACTCGAGGAGGGACTAAAACCTCTAAAAAACCAGTGCGCCGAAGAAGATACCGATCTTCTTCAACGGATCAAAGGGATGTATCGCAACATCAAGGATCATCAGGAAAACCAACCGGAAATTTACCAACCCGCTGGCGAGTGGAGGAAACACGTCAATCAACGGATGCCCCACTACGATGCTTTTTATGATGATGGCACTGATCGACTTGGGGAACTCCTCGGCAATTTTTGGCGCAACGAGCTAGGAGTCCTAGTCAAGCAGTACGCTGGACACAAACAGCTCATTGAGAATAAAGAAGCGCGCATTTCCTACGCAAAAACCTTCGCCCACGACCTAATGATTTGGTCCAACCTGTATGGATCCGATTTTTCGCAACTAGAAATCCCGAAGGTGGGGCACCCGTGGGGCTATCTCTGGAACGGCACACTGATCGGCTCCAAAGTCCTCCGCTACCATGCCTTGGCCACTCAAATTGAAGGAATGACCGCCGATATCGAGAAGCCAGTCGTGGCCGAAATCGGTGCAGGCTACTGCGGTATGGCTCACTTCCTCATGAAGCGTACCGATCGGTTCACCTACATCGACTTTGACCTCCCCGAAACACTTGTCGTTGGAGCCTATTATTTGAGCAAGACTCTCCCGGACCGAAAGATTTATCTCCACGAAGGCGGGTCAATCAACTGGGAGAAAACCATAGAAGAATACGACGTTATTCTTTGCCCCAATTGGTCCATTGATAATCTACCCGCAAACAGCGTAGATGTTTTTCTCAACACTTTCAGTCTCTCCGAAATGAGCTTCCCCGTCATTCAAAAATATCTCGAAAAAATCACGACATCCTGCCGCCACTACTTCCTCCACAACAACATGGATCGAGAAGGCGTCGTCAACGAGGGGCATGAGCGGACTCCCGCCTCCCAATACCCTCTACCAGAAAACCAATTCAAACTCCTGTACAAGCACTACGACTTATTCCAGCAAAAGCATAGTGGTCGCGATGGTGATTATCGGGAATTCCTCTACCAGAAGATAGGTTAA
- a CDS encoding BCCT family transporter, with translation MSIDPRPSKESIEKRSLAEKLRKAEKTAREKAIREREKFRGLQIRPTATLLDGDKKNREPGDRNWSGLGFDIHPHVTGASVIVLVVLIAAILFFDERADVVADNMKEWIATTFGWFFVFAANIFIAAAAYFAFSRLGRVRIGGKKARPEFSTPAWYAMLLSAGMGIGLMFWSVGEPIYHYDSPSPMFSGVEGNTPEAAEAAMVTTFYHWGLHPWAIYAIVGLGLAFFAYNRGLPLTIRSIFHPILGDRIYGFWGNVIDVLSVLATLAGLATSLGLGVAQVNAGLDYLFGIGISIPIQIMLIAVITGMATMSVVAGLDGGVKRLSEINMGLAGIFMIFVLIAGPTIYILSGFTQNLGSYLTILPELSLWTETYRGSDWQGGWTVFYWAWWISWSPFVGMFIARISKGRTVREFILGVILVPTLLSFIWMSVFGGSAIWLQAGGVSDIYGAVSNDVSTALFAMLESFPMTTILSIIGIFLVTVFFVTSSDSGSLVVDHLTSGGKLDSPVPQRVFWAIMEGVLAAVLLLGGGLQTLQTASITTGLPFTLILLCIIYTLYIGLSQEVYVEEAVQKRLTEVRADHRLDEAISTAQEEIIETVNSETKNT, from the coding sequence ATGAGTATTGACCCAAGACCGAGTAAAGAATCCATCGAGAAACGCAGTCTGGCGGAAAAGCTGCGCAAAGCCGAAAAAACCGCCCGCGAGAAAGCGATCCGCGAGAGAGAAAAATTCCGAGGGCTTCAGATTCGCCCGACGGCCACTCTTCTGGATGGGGACAAAAAAAACCGGGAGCCTGGAGACCGTAATTGGAGCGGACTTGGTTTTGACATCCATCCTCACGTCACTGGGGCTTCGGTCATTGTCTTGGTCGTCCTCATCGCCGCGATTCTCTTCTTCGATGAACGTGCCGATGTAGTGGCCGACAACATGAAGGAGTGGATTGCGACAACCTTTGGATGGTTCTTCGTATTTGCCGCCAATATTTTCATCGCCGCCGCAGCCTACTTCGCTTTTAGCCGCTTGGGGCGGGTCAGGATAGGGGGCAAGAAAGCACGGCCCGAGTTTTCAACCCCCGCTTGGTACGCTATGCTTCTCAGTGCGGGCATGGGGATCGGCCTGATGTTCTGGAGCGTCGGCGAGCCCATTTACCACTACGATTCACCCTCGCCAATGTTCTCTGGAGTCGAGGGCAACACGCCGGAAGCCGCCGAAGCGGCCATGGTCACGACCTTCTACCACTGGGGCCTTCACCCTTGGGCGATTTATGCCATCGTTGGTCTCGGTCTGGCCTTCTTCGCTTACAATCGAGGATTGCCGCTCACCATCCGTTCCATCTTTCACCCGATCCTCGGTGATCGCATCTACGGTTTTTGGGGCAACGTCATCGATGTCCTTTCTGTTCTCGCCACGCTGGCGGGCCTCGCCACTTCCCTCGGACTCGGCGTCGCCCAGGTTAACGCCGGCCTGGATTACCTTTTTGGAATCGGCATCAGCATTCCGATCCAGATCATGCTCATCGCCGTCATCACCGGAATGGCCACCATGTCGGTGGTCGCGGGACTCGATGGCGGGGTGAAGCGATTGAGTGAAATCAATATGGGCCTCGCGGGGATCTTCATGATCTTCGTCCTCATCGCCGGGCCGACGATCTACATTCTCAGTGGGTTCACCCAGAACCTCGGCAGTTACCTAACCATCCTTCCGGAATTGAGTCTGTGGACGGAGACCTATCGCGGTAGTGACTGGCAGGGTGGCTGGACCGTCTTCTATTGGGCGTGGTGGATTTCCTGGTCCCCTTTCGTCGGCATGTTCATCGCCCGCATTTCCAAAGGGCGAACCGTCCGCGAGTTTATCCTCGGTGTAATTCTCGTTCCGACTTTGCTGTCTTTCATCTGGATGTCTGTTTTTGGCGGATCGGCTATTTGGCTGCAAGCCGGGGGAGTATCCGATATCTACGGTGCCGTCTCCAACGATGTCTCCACGGCACTCTTCGCCATGCTGGAATCCTTCCCGATGACGACGATCCTCTCCATCATTGGTATCTTCCTCGTGACCGTCTTCTTCGTCACTTCGTCTGACTCCGGATCGTTGGTCGTCGACCACCTCACCTCGGGAGGGAAGCTTGATTCGCCCGTTCCTCAACGCGTATTCTGGGCAATTATGGAAGGTGTCCTAGCCGCGGTGCTTCTCCTCGGCGGTGGTTTACAAACCCTGCAAACCGCCTCGATTACGACTGGCCTACCGTTCACTCTGATCCTGCTCTGTATCATCTATACCCTCTACATCGGCCTCTCCCAAGAGGTCTATGTCGAGGAAGCCGTTCAGAAGAGGCTGACCGAAGTCCGTGCCGACCATCGTCTCGATGAGGCTATCTCCACTGCGCAGGAAGAGATCATTGAAACGGTCAATTCCGAAACAAAGAATACCTGA
- a CDS encoding DUF3147 family protein, translating to MRLYAAVKVLLTAIVIVAVSEIAKRLSVFGALIAPLPLTSLLAIVWLYLDTGDTAKVSNLTSDILWLLIPSLLFFIALPILLRNGVHFWVSLLISCLVTAAGYGATTWMIGRR from the coding sequence ATCAGGCTCTATGCAGCCGTCAAAGTCCTGCTAACCGCAATCGTCATCGTTGCGGTTAGCGAGATCGCCAAAAGATTGAGTGTCTTCGGAGCGCTCATTGCGCCCCTCCCACTCACCTCTCTGCTGGCAATCGTTTGGCTCTACCTCGATACCGGAGACACTGCAAAAGTCTCCAACCTGACCTCCGACATCCTCTGGCTGCTCATCCCCTCCCTCCTGTTCTTCATCGCTCTGCCCATTCTCCTCCGCAACGGAGTCCATTTCTGGGTATCGCTTTTAATCTCCTGTCTGGTGACCGCCGCAGGCTACGGGGCGACCACCTGGATGATCGGCCGCCGGTAA
- a CDS encoding N-acetyl sugar amidotransferase translates to MIKKPNIHYCKRCLYPAVSVNLSFNREGVCSACLLQEEMNSLTPAFWEQREAKWKELVTQAKATSESNYDCVVPVSGGKDSYFQVDKAIEYGLKPLLVTYHGNNYLPEGQRNLDRMRSKFGADHIVMGPSIEVLKKLNESCFRLMGDMNWHCHAGIKIFPMQVAVRFKIPLVLWGEITWSVAGMFDMNDYVQYNKRTVYEHDLRGYTIKDIVEKTPGVNEKDLAWLRMPSDHEFADSKTIGLYVGNFFDWNPNKHTEEMIEKYDFELSEQPFERTYRRMSNLDDMHENGIHDYMKFIKFGYGRATDHSSKDVRSGYFDREKALEMVEKYDHVKPRKDLNRWLEYVGMSEEEFDHIADTFRSPKVWWIKDNQWHKQTPRGDVKSYGQVNLSESETEIYFKE, encoded by the coding sequence ATGATCAAGAAACCAAATATTCACTATTGCAAGAGGTGCCTCTACCCAGCGGTTTCAGTCAACCTCTCGTTCAATCGCGAAGGAGTCTGTAGTGCATGCCTACTACAAGAGGAGATGAATAGCCTCACGCCCGCCTTCTGGGAACAACGCGAAGCCAAGTGGAAAGAACTCGTAACCCAAGCAAAAGCGACATCCGAATCCAACTATGATTGCGTAGTTCCCGTCAGCGGTGGCAAAGATAGCTACTTTCAGGTAGATAAAGCCATCGAATACGGATTAAAACCCCTACTGGTCACCTACCACGGCAACAACTACCTCCCAGAAGGCCAGAGAAATCTGGACCGAATGAGATCCAAATTTGGAGCGGATCATATCGTAATGGGACCCAGCATAGAGGTTCTAAAAAAGCTAAACGAAAGCTGCTTCCGTTTAATGGGAGATATGAACTGGCACTGCCACGCCGGAATCAAGATTTTCCCCATGCAAGTAGCCGTTAGATTCAAGATTCCACTGGTCCTGTGGGGAGAGATCACTTGGAGCGTTGCGGGCATGTTCGACATGAACGACTACGTTCAATACAATAAACGAACCGTTTACGAACACGATCTGAGAGGTTACACCATCAAAGACATCGTCGAGAAGACACCTGGCGTGAACGAAAAAGATCTCGCTTGGCTCAGAATGCCTTCCGATCATGAATTTGCAGATAGCAAAACCATAGGCCTCTACGTTGGGAATTTCTTTGATTGGAACCCCAACAAGCACACGGAGGAAATGATCGAAAAGTATGATTTTGAACTATCAGAGCAACCGTTTGAACGCACCTACCGAAGAATGTCGAACCTGGATGACATGCATGAGAATGGGATCCATGACTACATGAAGTTTATCAAATTCGGATACGGGAGAGCCACAGATCACAGTAGCAAAGATGTCAGATCCGGTTACTTCGATCGGGAAAAGGCGCTAGAAATGGTCGAAAAGTACGATCACGTCAAACCACGCAAAGACCTCAATCGATGGCTCGAATATGTTGGCATGTCCGAAGAGGAGTTTGATCACATCGCGGACACCTTCAGAAGCCCCAAAGTTTGGTGGATCAAAGACAATCAATGGCACAAACAAACGCCACGCGGAGACGTCAAATCTTACGGTCAGGTGAACCTTTCCGAGAGCGAAACCGAGATCTATTTTAAGGAGTAA
- the hisF gene encoding imidazole glycerol phosphate synthase subunit HisF produces MLKKRIIPVILLRDGKIVQSRRFSRYNILGNPTPAVERISNWMSDELIYIDITDPEDDFAEAADLEVLVQKVAEKCSVPLTFGGGIRDLRSARELLRLGADKITLNTAAFDNPQLIREIATEFGSQCVVVSIDAKPTENGQYEVFKGGHAHTGVSPVEHARAVEKLGAGEILINSIQRDGTGSGFDIDLINRVVNAVSVPVIALGGAGKWEDFAAVLSETDACAVAAANIFQHSENSVHECRKYLFEKEYPVRRHQALSNDNHIL; encoded by the coding sequence ATGCTGAAGAAACGAATTATTCCAGTCATACTGCTTCGAGACGGAAAGATTGTTCAAAGCCGAAGATTTTCCAGGTACAACATCTTAGGCAACCCAACTCCTGCAGTCGAACGAATCAGCAACTGGATGAGCGACGAGCTGATCTACATCGATATTACCGATCCAGAGGATGATTTTGCAGAGGCTGCAGACCTTGAAGTTCTCGTTCAAAAAGTCGCAGAAAAATGCTCCGTCCCCCTAACATTTGGAGGTGGAATTAGAGATCTCCGAAGCGCAAGAGAACTTCTTCGCCTCGGTGCGGACAAGATAACTCTCAACACGGCAGCATTCGACAACCCGCAGCTCATCCGTGAAATTGCCACCGAGTTCGGAAGCCAATGTGTGGTCGTCTCGATCGATGCAAAACCGACCGAGAACGGGCAATATGAGGTGTTCAAAGGTGGACACGCACACACTGGAGTCTCTCCGGTCGAACATGCCAGAGCGGTTGAGAAACTGGGTGCCGGGGAGATCCTAATAAACTCGATCCAGAGAGATGGAACCGGGTCTGGATTCGACATTGACTTGATCAATCGTGTCGTAAATGCAGTTAGCGTCCCAGTCATCGCGCTGGGTGGAGCAGGAAAGTGGGAAGATTTCGCCGCAGTCCTCTCTGAAACCGATGCCTGCGCTGTAGCCGCCGCGAATATTTTCCAACATTCAGAGAACAGCGTCCATGAATGCAGGAAATACCTTTTCGAAAAAGAGTATCCAGTGAGGAGGCACCAGGCTCTCTCCAACGACAACCATATTCTTTAA
- a CDS encoding polysaccharide pyruvyl transferase family protein, which produces MNIFCIRPIGFNVGNDVIYLGLKAALDEAFGCFVNLITVPATSKYESGVRSGLTSKTIHEINQYGDGVIVGGGNLYENGELDINIDALKSLEPPLMLFSLSRGRIYNRQDNLVNRTDVMSDKLLKALGERADFSLARDIATHEYLQSIGLSQTMLGGCPTIFLERITTKLPTVADRDRDCTLISVRHPSLMNISLQRQTQVHGDIANIIALLKERGHEDIRLLCHDHRDISFAASINEVPYVYISDPHAYLAMLKNCRLNITYRVHSALPCMALNTPFIKLSYDERALSLMDTVGFQDWNVDIVKSKNILSDVKDRLDRLTELPERRAAAEKSHWDRIKQTQDAAMKNFAQQAREYASIA; this is translated from the coding sequence ATGAACATCTTTTGCATCCGCCCGATTGGATTCAATGTCGGCAACGACGTGATTTACCTCGGCCTAAAAGCCGCTCTTGACGAAGCGTTTGGCTGCTTCGTAAACCTAATCACCGTCCCCGCCACCTCCAAATATGAGTCCGGCGTTCGCAGTGGTCTCACCAGCAAAACCATCCACGAAATCAACCAATACGGCGACGGAGTCATCGTGGGAGGAGGAAATCTCTACGAGAACGGAGAGCTGGACATCAATATCGACGCACTCAAAAGCCTCGAACCCCCTCTCATGCTTTTCAGCCTTTCCCGTGGAAGAATCTACAACCGTCAGGATAATTTGGTGAACCGAACCGACGTGATGTCGGATAAACTTCTCAAAGCTCTGGGCGAACGAGCAGATTTCTCTCTCGCCCGTGACATCGCAACCCACGAGTACCTTCAATCCATCGGACTCTCGCAAACAATGCTGGGAGGATGCCCGACCATTTTCCTCGAGCGCATCACGACAAAACTCCCCACGGTTGCAGATCGAGATCGAGACTGCACCCTAATCAGTGTCCGACATCCTTCCCTGATGAATATTTCTCTCCAGCGGCAAACCCAGGTTCATGGAGATATTGCGAACATCATCGCCCTGCTGAAGGAGCGGGGCCACGAAGATATCCGCCTTCTCTGTCACGACCATCGGGACATTTCGTTTGCAGCTTCCATCAATGAAGTTCCCTACGTCTACATCTCGGATCCTCACGCCTACTTGGCTATGCTGAAAAATTGCCGCCTGAACATAACCTATCGCGTGCATTCAGCCCTCCCCTGCATGGCCCTCAACACGCCTTTTATCAAACTGAGCTACGATGAGAGAGCTCTCAGCCTAATGGACACCGTCGGCTTCCAGGATTGGAATGTAGACATTGTAAAATCAAAGAACATCCTCAGTGACGTGAAAGATCGGCTGGATAGACTCACCGAGCTTCCAGAGCGCAGAGCCGCCGCCGAGAAATCCCACTGGGACCGCATCAAACAGACGCAGGATGCTGCGATGAAAAACTTCGCCCAACAAGCGCGCGAGTACGCCAGCATCGCCTAA
- a CDS encoding cytidylyltransferase domain-containing protein — translation MEKSKTRGAIILARMDSSRLPGKVLKPIDGIPLVEAIYLRLRKCRSLDEIVLATTSRDCDSPLVQHFENIGGQVYRGSPEEVENVTQRFLSAGNSYQLTYAARINGDSPFPDAALIDEGWNVANETRADLVTNLIPRTFPYGIAVEWIRLEKLADLLPQIPSAEREHVTSFLYKNIEKIRLATLPPLQNPSPETQLTIDIASDMDRIEGLLAEANTSVIDAQTLDLIRPSSNENK, via the coding sequence ATGGAGAAATCTAAGACACGAGGTGCCATCATTTTAGCCCGGATGGACTCCTCTCGCCTTCCTGGGAAGGTTCTTAAGCCCATAGACGGGATCCCGCTCGTCGAAGCCATTTACTTGCGACTGAGAAAATGCCGTTCATTGGACGAGATAGTCCTGGCCACCACATCCCGCGATTGCGACAGCCCTCTCGTTCAACATTTTGAGAATATCGGCGGCCAGGTCTATCGAGGCTCCCCAGAAGAGGTAGAAAACGTGACACAACGATTTCTATCGGCCGGAAACAGCTACCAACTCACTTACGCCGCGAGAATAAACGGAGACTCACCCTTCCCCGACGCAGCCCTGATCGATGAGGGATGGAACGTTGCCAACGAAACTCGTGCCGACTTGGTGACCAACCTAATCCCAAGAACCTTTCCTTACGGCATCGCAGTCGAATGGATTAGACTGGAAAAACTCGCAGATCTGCTGCCACAAATCCCCTCTGCAGAACGCGAGCACGTCACCTCATTTCTCTACAAGAACATAGAGAAAATTAGATTAGCAACCCTCCCACCGTTGCAAAACCCCAGTCCTGAAACTCAGTTGACAATCGATATTGCCTCCGACATGGACAGGATCGAAGGCCTTTTAGCAGAAGCTAATACGAGCGTCATTGACGCGCAAACCCTCGACCTCATTCGCCCCTCTAGCAATGAAAACAAATGA
- a CDS encoding transposase, with translation MEETNEKTPEETVTGREAEASEVVRINFDHLKKDLSGFVRGTVEDALNGLLNAEAEHLCNAGRYERSEERSAHRSGHYERGLETGAGKVTLKVPKLRGASFETQIIERYKRRESSVEESLV, from the coding sequence ATGGAAGAGACCAACGAAAAGACACCTGAAGAGACAGTAACAGGCCGGGAGGCCGAAGCAAGTGAAGTTGTTCGCATCAACTTCGATCATCTGAAGAAGGACCTAAGCGGATTCGTCCGTGGAACGGTAGAGGATGCCTTGAACGGCCTTTTGAACGCCGAGGCGGAGCATCTGTGCAATGCCGGTCGCTATGAGCGCAGCGAAGAGCGTTCGGCCCATCGCAGCGGACATTATGAACGGGGATTGGAGACTGGAGCGGGCAAAGTGACCTTGAAGGTCCCAAAGCTTCGTGGAGCGAGCTTCGAGACTCAGATCATCGAGCGTTACAAACGCCGCGAGTCCAGCGTGGAAGAGTCGCTGGTGG
- a CDS encoding N-acetylneuraminate synthase family protein: protein MGVHIIAEAGSNYNGSVELAKDLNTVAFDSGADSVKYQIIYPEGLYRQAKYHYGHYDISEVLRIRQEGVLSDEEWTEIFADAKQKGIPCSASAFDSKGLQLLETLNCPYLKIASSDLNNVRFLREAAAYGKTMVVSTGMSSLSDIENSVNVLSKEGIEGEKLVLLHCVSAYPSLLQDTNLSFINTLKHAFGTAVGFSDHTLSSEAACAAVTLGATWIEKHFTTDRTLSGFDHKHAAEPKVMKEYVASIRAIEASLQYQPTKIGEAENYTRQRARRGLYAARDIPAGQTITDEDILIVRPQNQMPAESIDQIVGKPISAAVKANDPIEPHHFWQSK, encoded by the coding sequence ATGGGAGTTCATATCATCGCCGAAGCTGGCAGCAATTATAACGGCTCTGTCGAACTGGCAAAAGACCTCAACACAGTAGCCTTCGACTCCGGAGCCGATTCGGTTAAATACCAGATCATATATCCCGAAGGCCTATACCGACAGGCGAAATATCACTATGGGCACTATGATATTTCCGAGGTCTTGCGGATTCGACAAGAGGGCGTCTTGAGCGACGAGGAATGGACCGAGATTTTTGCCGATGCCAAACAAAAGGGCATCCCCTGCTCCGCTTCCGCTTTCGATTCGAAAGGTCTTCAATTACTCGAAACCTTAAACTGCCCCTATCTCAAAATCGCATCCTCCGACCTAAACAATGTCCGTTTCCTGCGGGAGGCCGCCGCATACGGAAAGACCATGGTCGTATCGACTGGGATGTCATCCCTTTCCGACATTGAGAATAGCGTCAATGTCCTCAGCAAAGAGGGAATCGAGGGCGAAAAACTCGTGCTATTGCACTGCGTATCCGCATACCCCTCCCTTCTACAAGACACGAACCTGTCGTTCATCAACACCTTGAAACATGCTTTCGGCACCGCCGTGGGATTCTCGGACCACACCCTCTCCTCCGAAGCGGCATGTGCGGCAGTAACTCTTGGAGCAACGTGGATCGAAAAACATTTCACAACGGATAGAACCCTCTCCGGTTTCGATCACAAACACGCAGCAGAGCCCAAGGTCATGAAAGAGTATGTCGCGTCCATCCGTGCGATCGAAGCAAGCCTTCAATATCAACCCACAAAAATTGGGGAAGCCGAGAATTACACCCGTCAACGAGCAAGACGAGGACTGTATGCAGCCCGGGATATCCCCGCCGGCCAGACCATCACCGACGAAGACATTCTCATCGTCAGACCTCAGAACCAAATGCCCGCAGAGAGCATCGACCAAATTGTCGGCAAACCGATTTCCGCTGCAGTGAAGGCCAACGATCCGATCGAGCCACACCACTTCTGGCAATCAAAATAG